atcaatttttcaacttttattcttatttttctcaatttcaagatggtggatcttaggtctagaTCTACAACTAATCCTAATGCTACTATCATCGATGCTTATGGTGTCACTCCTTCTGGTGTTAACACCAATGTTACCGATGCATCATCAAATGCAAATGCGGGTACTACCAACACTCTTCTCGGCACCACATCCCTAGCCCCAAATATCGCCGGAGCCACTAGCGCTTTTTCAGGTATGatacctcctatcaccagagccgaAGCTGCTACCGCCCTTCCTAACGTCTCTTCAGGTGTGACGCCTCCAGTCACCACCAGAGATACCACCACTCCCATGTCAATTCGAGATGCTGGAGTAACCCGAAGAAACCAGCCTACTCTTACCATGGATGATTTAATGGAGAGTCAGGAAGTTCTTTCCAAGACTCAGCAAGACATGGCTACAACCCAaaaggaggtactcactttcctcaagacactgacagaGAGTACTAACctcaagtcaagtcagtattactaacctctagTGGAAGGATATtttcttcgttgtagtcgttacttcttcacattcttcaggtcttcagagtaatacttgtattctCAACAAtcctagactttatagtctaacctaaatgaagttgactctagtaattaatcaagcgactttaaatgagttttgatacaaaaatatgacaaccaaacctgacataccaacgcttgatgggttcaaccgagctatgctctaacattcctAACCTACATGTACAACTCCCAGTGACCTGCCAAAGAAGGTCGGTCGAGCTGCCCTAAAAGGTATTAATTCCACATGCGGCCGCCCATGTGAATCGCATGTGCCAAAAGGTTTAAAAACGTTAATTAAAACGCCCGCGTCTCGTTTAAGAAGTTTATTACATAACGATACTTTACATGTACAGATGATCTTTGGACGACTTGATCATTGAGAATTATTTCATCAAACACGATACTCGATACATAATTTATCCCGGAATGAAGAATTCAGGATGTATGGAAGCTATTGGGTAGTTGAAGTGGGCCCGATGGTATAAGCACCTGCATGATGCCATGATCTCCTTCTCCTTCCGCAAAAACTTGTGCCCATGCATGCCACTACCGGGTACTATCATCCCCAACTTTCGACGATATCAGCGCTACCAATGTACTAGAAGCGTACACGTCTGTCGACGTCAGGGAAGCCTAATGAGTCTTATACGCTTCACTCTGCATCTAGAAATATATCGGGATCTGTTTCCAGCTTCTTCGAGTGTCTCATATTTTCTACCTCGATGTTACCCACTATGACTCGATCGAGTCATCATGTCATGCTACTGTTCTCGCTCAATGAGACTGTCCACACTACCGCTGCTAGGTTCAAGAAACAAGATGAGGTTCGTCCATCCTTTAGACAATAACCAACTCCTGTTGCTTATTCACGGGAGAGTCTAATACATCCAAAGGCCAATTATGTGCGAATGACATTCCTAGAGGAGATAGAGCTAACTAActatccttgaaccaaatttttgaTATTTATTAGGCATTCATATTTTACattttgtaaaacaattaaaataaatacATTCATATTTCACATTCCGTAAAAGAATTAAAATAAATTCATGTCGGCCGCTTCTGCATTGACTTTATAATGATTGCACAAATTTAGATGGATTAACCTCTAGTATACTCAGAATGACATTGGTGCTTGGTGCAATTCCTTTCAAAATATTTCCTGACTATggaaaataaattaataatttttttgaaCCAGTACGGTGCTATTACCATCCTCTACCTTGTTCACGAATCAATCCATAAATCCTGGATGGATGTCAATCAGTATAGAACAACGTTAAACCTGTTCTAAGATGCAATAATTCCACAGTAGAATTTCTTAGACTCGTTTCATATATTTAAACTCAACAATATCGAACTTGCTTCAAGTAGCGGAACTTCCACGGCTGAATTGCTTGAACTTGTTTGCTATATCAATGCTCATATTTTAAATATCCTAGTAGTTAGATCATTTCTCGGTCGAATTaaaaagtgtttctatctcaagtttgttgtcaaatttagttttcaaaactatatcttgatttatagtttacatTTAGtcaatctcggattaggatagaagtgtgtagttgagattcggatatcactgcgttctatcgtttgaaggcgaagatcaacaggagctttggagaacttcaacatcaaaaggtaagtgaagactgaaccacctatatcttaAGTTTTTACCATTTCTATCTTGGACACATTGtcacatgactaaattagacatactgcataatagaaatttcgagttaagtttatattgaatatcttctcgaaatatgactatataagcttaagaacatatgttcatacttgatgaatttggtgaaAATCAATTCATTGCGTATGATCTAttcatgattcaagatttaatcatttgaaaatagcctagaacagtgataagtgacattgatgttattcggaaatgtttcatattgattatcataaatatagaactactgttatctggatacaggacagtatgcaaaccagttcacatactggaagaaatttataagtccgGAGCCGCGGTATATGTACCATGTACACGTTccagcgtagctatagttcgtcAGCGGTtttgtggtacgcatacccggtattcataccataaaaagtctgaTGCTCGTGAACAAggaatagtatgcatacccagtatgcataccgtataagaactgttggttttgaaaccggaGTGGTGTCCATTACTTGGAACGCAAACCGGAAAAGTTCTATGAGTTCCTGaactcgtttttgtcttaagggtacacatacccggtacatgtaccatgaaaaaAACAGTCATGAACAAGGTAAAGTAcatgtacttaccctgtcgaatatttttagatgaatcagaattatttttatgagataatcgacatttgaaTAACTCTTTGAAAACACAATATAGATATTTTTAatcatatgtgtgattcaatATTAGTCTTAGGGTGTTACATGAAAGTAGTTAAGCTTAttgttcaattggctagtttcggctaacctacaTGAAcaggtcattatacacggttgggttacggttcatcctatcCAGAGTCTATATTCTGTTATGTCAATTTCaattcaagtttttcatctaatggtgattattgattgcctGGTTCCAAAATTGTCTtaacttaaacctaaagcaaccttggtcttcaaagtctatataaggaaaacCTCAAACAATTGGGATATTTGAATCTCGACATTACTCTTGTGtgccctagttgtaaactagagtctccctctccttaaaacccttctagggtttagcgactaaaaagtcCTCATAgagatttgtgaagccaggtccaactatctttatcttgatagttcgagtatcccgatcttgttttgattgttgagctactCACTCAAACAGGATAGATACAAATCACGAAGTATCTtggtctcagactttgtgattccacaagtttcgacGTGTGAGGTGAAAAATAATCTAGGCTACTCTTCGagagtcataagaccggattttgaggttagctagacttttgtctattgctatcggtttcctacctcaccttgatctctGATCAGAACGGAAATTACATATAAGATTATATGTGGGATGATGATTggcttaaagtcttcaattgagttgaagcaactcttagtatgTAAAGGacctcagctaagggaatcaattgcgcggaatcCTGcttggattcaagaggcataaggagcgcgtctgtaactgaattactgtgacggtttaattcggtctcaattacattccagttcgaatttCTGATAGCATGCTAGaatatgtagcgtcttaatacagtttggtgttcaatctggactaggtcccggggttttttgcaATTGCGGttgcctcgttaacaaaatttttaggtgtctgtgttatttatttctccgcattgtattgtttatctttataattcaaatatcacaggttgtacgttagtcaaacaaagtagatacatccatccttgtatGTCGGATACGgcatgattgattcttggatattgatctttggaatcgtccaagtactcacGTAATTAGGTTCACATGACTTGGTTATGTAAACATTCTAATTATGAGAAATATAGATATAAGATCTTCATaaaattccttgattgagattcattaagttgaactatcGGAAAtgtattcgagtttagtccatacaggttgcctaagaaaaagttggtggtgtattttggtaccccatgCTTTTTCACTAGCATTAACAacatgtatatattgtctacgtccactttgagccacaccaacttaaatccactatgaagaaaaaacgattacaacgtcgtgtgaatcccagcaaatccTTGGTTACACTGCAACAATTACGCGatacgataaccttgtctcttgttcctcaccaatatgctctcacaacgaaactcTAGTTTTAGCCCTAAAAGcgatacaagaaatctctcaccgatctcttaaccgttttctacacaatgtacaattctacaaggcctaattacctatttatataggttacaaacttgccCACCAAGAATTCCAGCcgttttaggaaacccctttcccaAAACAATCACGGCTAACTTAGgaaataattagtcttcaattaactaacaagattgagATGAATGGCGAGGCTTTCATCTTGTTTGGCCAAAAGCATCATTGAACTGTAAAAGGCCTTGTAATCGTCGAGGGACACATAAATTTCGTAGGGCAAATATCCAACATATCGTAACAGTTAtttacaacttgtatatattcaTGACTTTCCCAATCCAAAATGTTTTATTGACTTAATGTGTAAAATTAGGTGTAAGCTGGATTCTTGAATCAAGTTGGAAACACGAAATTCcacagagatctttagatttgCTTTTTTAAAAAATCCTTAGTTCAAAGTTCCAAGTAAGGACGATTTTTATTTATTAACGGTATAAAttattccaaaagaaaaaaaacccattAGCATTACAGATTACAAACAATGTTACAACAGGAACGTAAAAAAACGTGATAAAGAGTCAAGCTGAAAGGTAAACTTCTCGTAGAGATTACACATAAAGTTTAGAAGGAAGTCGAGGTGTAATGAGTACTTCAAGAGGAATGGCCTTAGCATTCTGCAAGCCAGGACATTCAGTCATATCAACCGGTACGTTATTGGGCGTACTAAACTCAAATCCATGAATCAAACGTGCCAGGGCCAAAGGCAAAACTTGAAGTGCAAATGAAGTACCGGGACATATTCTTCTACCAGCTCCAAATGGAAGGAGTTCATAATCTTGACCTCTAACATCAATACCCACATTTTCTGTTAAGAACCTTTCGGGTTTGAACTGTAAAGGGTCGGACCACACTCGGGGATCACGGTGAATCTTGGATgcgtttattattagttgagtgcCCTTTGGGACGTGGTAGCCAGCTACAACGCAATCTTCGGTCGCTTTGCGCATTCCGGATAGCGGACCGGAGTATAAACGGAACTCTTCTTTGATTACAGCTTGGAGGTATACGAGGTTCTTGATATCTGATTCGTCTACTTGTCTGTCTCTGCCAACGTGAATGTCCAACTCGTCATGGACTTTCTTCAATTCATGTGGGTGGTTCACTAGTAGAGATAGTACCCATACTATACTAACCATATTTGTGTCAGCTCCTCCCAGGATTAGAGTCTAAAACAATGCCAAAACGAACACAGACTTAGTATGCATACATAAATTAAGTAAAGTCTTAGACTTGGTACACTATATTCTTGCAGAGTCTTTCCTAGTAAAGTCTATATTATGGAAATTGTTGGCCTATACTGGCGTCTATATCACGTAGTAGCTACATATACAATACTCTTTTCGTTTCTTGAAAAGAGTTATTATCAGTTTTTCGTTTGGCCTATTTTtaaactaaaatgaaaaagtggcaGTATCTCTTTTTCAGTTCAGAGGTAGTATATAATTAAGAATAAAGCGAATTCTGGGACTTACCAAACAGGTAGCCTTATTGATAGTATCCGCATCATAAATGTCAGACAGTTTTGTATTTTGATCCTCGAGTATGTTAATCATCACATCCATAAAATCTTTTTCAGCTGCCTTCTTATTTGGACCTGATAATAACCTCTCTTTTTTGTGTTCATCCAGCCATCCTTGCATCAAGGCATCTAAATCTCTCGCCACTTTCTTCATTACCTTCTGGTAACCACCAATATCCAACCATCCTAAAAACGGCAAGGCGTCCGAGGGAATGAAAAGTCCCACCAACCTAAAGAACTCTCTCAAAGCGTACTGGCATCtcgcagcttcatcatcttcggaAGCATCCCTAAAGTTGTATCTCTTACCAACGGCCATCTTCACCGACATATTCAAGGTTAAATCACAAACCCATCGTGTCATATCATGCAATACAGGACCACCGCCGTTGGTTTTCTCTCCCCATGTCTGGTAGAGTTCTTTGACGGATGTATTGATCTCGGAAGCCCATACATGGTGTAAAGATTCAATGCGACTGTGAGAAAGAACTTCTCTGTTCATAATCTTGCGAAGTTCACGCCAATAATGCCCATATGGAGAGAACCCAAACATTGCCGTACCCATGATCTTCATG
This DNA window, taken from Papaver somniferum cultivar HN1 chromosome 3, ASM357369v1, whole genome shotgun sequence, encodes the following:
- the LOC113355404 gene encoding cytochrome P450 CYP82D47-like → MDVNHLYNYLISTPSSTVVTGGIVALVLFLYFLRLTWKTSTRSSKLKEPPVPAGGWPIIGHLLVLGGPDLPHIALGKLAEKYGPVFTINIGVHKSLIVSDWEVVKECFTINDKIWSSRPLQVAMKIMGTAMFGFSPYGHYWRELRKIMNREVLSHSRIESLHHVWASEINTSVKELYQTWGEKTNGGGPVLHDMTRWVCDLTLNMSVKMAVGKRYNFRDASEDDEAARCQYALREFFRLVGLFIPSDALPFLGWLDIGGYQKVMKKVARDLDALMQGWLDEHKKERLLSGPNKKAAEKDFMDVMINILEDQNTKLSDIYDADTINKATCLTLILGGADTNMVSIVWVLSLLVNHPHELKKVHDELDIHVGRDRQVDESDIKNLVYLQAVIKEEFRLYSGPLSGMRKATEDCVVAGYHVPKGTQLIINASKIHRDPRVWSDPLQFKPERFLTENVGIDVRGQDYELLPFGAGRRICPGTSFALQVLPLALARLIHGFEFSTPNNVPVDMTECPGLQNAKAIPLEVLITPRLPSKLYV